One Gloeobacter morelensis MG652769 DNA window includes the following coding sequences:
- a CDS encoding aspartyl/asparaginyl beta-hydroxylase domain-containing protein — MKKFPPGQNPLLMDLNNKLIDRFCPDANRRFFEPDQFAWVPEIEASWKTIRRDLDEALTEPDRIPYMSSLSQRQSMFAGTRWKSLFFNVYGRWVDENCERFPQTAALLQRIPGMNLAMFSILEGNAHIPPHPGPCKGVLRYHLGLMVPVEAEACAIRVDDQVRSWKEGKSLIFDDTFEHEAWNHDPRCRAVLMVDFLRPLTPWLSAINRGILAAARHFKDVEEIQGSANRYARG, encoded by the coding sequence ATGAAAAAGTTTCCGCCTGGTCAAAATCCTCTATTAATGGACCTGAACAATAAGCTTATCGATCGATTCTGTCCCGATGCCAATAGACGCTTTTTTGAGCCTGACCAGTTTGCCTGGGTGCCCGAAATCGAGGCCTCTTGGAAAACGATTCGGCGCGATCTTGATGAAGCGCTGACAGAGCCGGACCGAATACCGTATATGTCGAGCCTGTCGCAGCGGCAGTCCATGTTTGCCGGTACGAGGTGGAAATCACTGTTCTTCAATGTCTACGGCCGCTGGGTCGACGAAAACTGTGAACGCTTCCCGCAGACGGCTGCCCTGCTGCAACGCATTCCGGGCATGAACCTCGCGATGTTCTCAATTCTAGAAGGCAATGCACACATTCCCCCACACCCCGGACCTTGCAAGGGTGTGCTGCGCTATCACCTAGGTCTAATGGTTCCGGTGGAAGCAGAAGCGTGCGCCATCCGCGTCGATGACCAAGTCCGTTCGTGGAAGGAGGGCAAAAGTCTGATTTTTGACGACACCTTCGAGCACGAAGCATGGAACCATGACCCCCGTTGCCGCGCGGTGCTGATGGTCGATTTTCTCAGACCGCTCACCCCTTGGCTCTCAGCCATCAACCGAGGGATCCTCGCTGCTGCTAGGCATTTCAAAGATGTCGAAGAGATCCAGGGCAGTGCAAACCGCTACGCACGAGGTTAG